A genomic region of Rhizomicrobium sp. contains the following coding sequences:
- a CDS encoding DUF3320 domain-containing protein, which translates to MAALEVVKRRLDTTGVGDACLELHSSKANKKAVLDDLRRTWELGAPKGENSSNVVARLTEARDGLNAHVERMHTPHPVAELSPYQVIGQLARLRQAGVQPNDFRLLRAPSWSPVDFQNRHGLLAELVERIEDIGVPAEHVWCGVGLSNISPLDVQRLLPVIEALAQKLAILRDAHAALTASLELNAPGSLAGLHPLGELARRIAGAPPLTCTAFGAAAWVDRASEVDVLLEAGKTYKTIRGDLAHAVGPAGWQADIAAIETALAPLPDNLPNQALDAISKMAGDIPQLQLIGRRLVDVLGLAPVDTFAGIERAVAIGELVASAPDASPEVFAATLWDEGVDRAGDLAEAIATLESAREATSAKFSDAAWSLDLRAARATIASHGGSLFRFFNGEWRRANKLIKSVLSGPKMPLAELLPLLDSLERGRQALAAIRSGDEFGDRAFGSDWRGDRSRAAPLLALVGWMRSLRGIGAEPRLIAARRPDKSGIALLSKQVATLMTALREGMMRVASDLGMAVPAVFGDMLPTAADLTPLAQLFSRIRDAEAACRSFMSPIPDHLAGRRTLLADLSRGQRAAQAVEAGAALGATACDTAWHGLNSDWAALREAADWIGANPELRGLASRLVDKSAPAAIAEKAEKDCDVFLSDFDNLVIDLRLEPIAAFGTDRVADVEIARLADKLALWLAQHELLSKWVAYCNRVDAAHNLDLAAFTEHFYDGRLNPADAVAAFEISYYEILLADQIRLDPALGRFDGAVHQRDVSAFVDLDLQRIAGSRLEVVRTHYRAIPPSHGTAVGPLGVLRGEIARRRGHMPIRQLMQRAAPAIQALKPVFMMSPLSVAQFLPPEAIKFDVLVMDEASQIQPVDALGAVARCKQVVVVGDPQQLPPTTFFSKMMGDSEDDSDDGTTKVADIESILGLFSARGLPKRMLRWHYRSRHQSLIAVSNSQFYENKLFIIPSPYTSDGGSGLRFHHIADGLFDTGKTRTNTVEAKVVARAIIQHAKDCSKLSLGVAAFSAQQRRAIQDQLEVLRRDLAPEHEAFFQSHPNEPFFIKNLENVQGDERDVIFISVGYGPSEPGGRPAMRFGPLGMPGGERRLNVLISRAKSRCEVFSSISDEDIDADFAQSRKGVYAFKTFLRFARTGRLTAAESLVDAEDGVLEEQIAAALLARGCQVHRNVGIAGLFVDIAVLDPDRAGHYILGIETDGPSYRKGRSARDRDRLRRTVLEDHGWSMHRVWSADWFQRPNEQLDLIVAAIKAASADAALQTSEEGSRGPTFDLEESIERETPAVGFAESGTADTAAPYREAVLTRPANCIDDIHATPVGILTRLCEEVVDIEGPVHVDEVVNRIRDAWGARRAGGGGSKMRSSAQLKPPWGKDA; encoded by the coding sequence ATGGCGGCGCTCGAAGTGGTCAAGCGCCGCCTCGACACGACCGGCGTTGGCGATGCCTGTCTCGAACTGCATAGCAGCAAAGCGAACAAGAAAGCGGTGCTGGATGATCTGCGTCGGACATGGGAACTCGGCGCACCCAAGGGCGAGAACAGCTCAAATGTGGTTGCACGTCTGACGGAAGCGCGCGACGGCCTAAACGCCCATGTCGAGCGCATGCATACGCCGCATCCGGTGGCCGAGCTTTCGCCTTATCAGGTGATCGGCCAGCTCGCACGCCTACGCCAGGCGGGCGTTCAGCCGAACGACTTCCGGCTACTACGTGCGCCGTCTTGGTCGCCTGTTGATTTTCAGAATCGCCACGGCCTATTGGCGGAGCTCGTTGAGCGCATCGAAGATATTGGTGTGCCGGCAGAGCACGTCTGGTGCGGCGTTGGCCTCTCGAACATTTCGCCGCTGGACGTCCAGCGACTCCTGCCGGTGATCGAAGCGCTTGCGCAGAAGCTTGCCATCTTACGCGACGCGCATGCCGCACTTACGGCCAGTCTCGAGTTGAACGCGCCCGGCTCGCTCGCGGGTCTACATCCGCTTGGCGAGCTGGCGCGGCGGATCGCGGGTGCGCCGCCATTGACCTGCACTGCCTTTGGCGCGGCGGCTTGGGTGGACCGGGCGTCCGAAGTCGACGTGCTGCTTGAAGCTGGCAAGACGTATAAGACGATACGCGGCGATCTCGCTCATGCGGTCGGTCCCGCCGGCTGGCAAGCCGATATCGCTGCGATTGAGACTGCCTTGGCGCCGTTGCCGGACAACCTTCCCAACCAAGCGCTCGACGCCATCTCCAAGATGGCTGGCGATATTCCGCAGCTTCAGCTGATAGGCCGTCGGTTGGTTGATGTCTTGGGACTCGCGCCGGTGGATACCTTTGCGGGCATCGAGCGAGCAGTGGCGATTGGCGAGCTGGTCGCAAGCGCGCCTGACGCTAGTCCGGAGGTATTTGCAGCAACGCTTTGGGATGAGGGCGTCGATCGCGCCGGGGATCTTGCAGAGGCCATCGCCACACTCGAGTCCGCGCGCGAAGCCACGAGTGCCAAGTTCAGCGACGCGGCCTGGTCGCTCGACCTGCGCGCGGCGCGTGCGACGATCGCCTCGCATGGCGGTAGCCTTTTCCGCTTCTTCAACGGCGAATGGCGTCGCGCCAATAAGCTGATCAAGTCGGTCCTGAGCGGCCCAAAGATGCCGCTTGCCGAGCTTCTCCCGCTGCTCGACTCGCTTGAGCGAGGCCGCCAAGCGCTGGCGGCTATCCGCTCAGGAGACGAATTCGGCGACAGAGCATTCGGCTCCGACTGGCGCGGCGACCGCTCGCGAGCAGCCCCGCTCCTCGCTTTGGTCGGCTGGATGCGCAGCTTGCGCGGCATCGGCGCAGAGCCCCGCCTCATCGCAGCGCGCCGGCCCGACAAGAGCGGCATCGCGCTGCTCTCCAAGCAAGTGGCGACGCTCATGACGGCGTTGCGTGAAGGGATGATGCGCGTGGCTTCCGACCTGGGGATGGCGGTACCTGCCGTATTCGGCGACATGTTACCGACAGCGGCCGATTTGACACCCCTTGCTCAGCTGTTTTCCAGGATTCGCGATGCTGAAGCCGCATGTCGATCGTTCATGTCGCCGATCCCTGACCACCTGGCGGGCCGCCGGACTTTGCTCGCCGACCTCTCGCGCGGCCAGCGTGCGGCGCAGGCGGTGGAAGCGGGCGCCGCGCTTGGCGCGACAGCTTGCGATACGGCTTGGCACGGTCTCAATTCCGACTGGGCGGCGCTGCGTGAAGCCGCCGATTGGATTGGTGCCAACCCTGAATTGCGCGGCTTGGCGAGCCGCTTGGTCGACAAAAGCGCGCCTGCGGCAATAGCAGAGAAGGCCGAAAAGGACTGCGATGTCTTCCTGTCGGACTTCGACAATCTCGTGATCGATCTTCGCCTGGAGCCAATCGCGGCATTCGGCACCGATCGCGTCGCCGATGTCGAGATCGCGCGTCTGGCAGATAAGCTTGCCCTTTGGCTCGCCCAGCACGAACTCTTGTCCAAGTGGGTCGCATACTGCAACCGTGTTGACGCCGCGCACAATCTGGACCTCGCGGCTTTCACTGAGCATTTCTACGACGGACGCCTCAATCCCGCCGATGCGGTCGCAGCCTTCGAGATCAGCTATTATGAGATCCTGCTCGCTGACCAAATTCGGCTCGACCCGGCGCTCGGCCGGTTCGATGGCGCTGTCCATCAGCGAGACGTCAGTGCCTTTGTCGACCTTGATCTTCAGCGAATCGCCGGCTCTCGTTTAGAAGTGGTTCGGACGCACTATCGCGCCATACCGCCCAGTCATGGCACGGCTGTTGGCCCGCTCGGCGTGCTTCGTGGTGAGATTGCGCGCCGGCGAGGTCATATGCCTATACGCCAGTTGATGCAGAGAGCAGCGCCGGCCATTCAGGCGCTGAAGCCTGTCTTCATGATGAGCCCTTTATCGGTCGCGCAATTCCTGCCGCCGGAGGCGATTAAGTTCGATGTCTTGGTGATGGACGAGGCCAGCCAAATTCAGCCGGTCGATGCGCTCGGCGCCGTGGCCCGCTGTAAGCAGGTCGTGGTGGTTGGCGATCCGCAGCAGCTTCCGCCTACAACTTTTTTCTCCAAGATGATGGGCGATTCCGAAGACGATAGCGACGATGGCACCACGAAGGTTGCCGACATCGAGAGCATTCTGGGTCTGTTCAGTGCGCGCGGATTGCCCAAGCGAATGTTGCGCTGGCATTATCGTAGCCGGCACCAATCTCTGATCGCCGTCTCGAACTCTCAATTCTACGAAAACAAGCTTTTCATCATCCCAAGCCCCTATACAAGCGACGGCGGTTCGGGCTTGCGCTTCCATCACATTGCCGACGGCCTGTTCGATACGGGTAAGACGCGTACCAACACTGTCGAGGCCAAAGTCGTTGCGCGCGCCATCATCCAGCACGCGAAAGACTGCAGTAAGCTGTCGCTGGGCGTGGCCGCGTTCTCTGCGCAACAGCGACGGGCGATCCAAGATCAGCTCGAGGTTCTGCGGCGCGACCTAGCGCCTGAGCATGAGGCATTCTTCCAGTCTCACCCGAACGAACCATTCTTCATCAAGAACCTCGAAAACGTTCAGGGCGATGAGCGCGATGTCATCTTCATCTCCGTCGGCTATGGCCCGAGCGAACCGGGCGGGCGGCCGGCGATGCGCTTCGGTCCTTTGGGCATGCCCGGCGGCGAACGCCGGCTCAACGTTCTGATCAGCCGCGCGAAAAGCCGCTGTGAGGTCTTCTCTTCGATCTCCGACGAGGACATCGACGCCGACTTCGCTCAGAGCCGCAAAGGCGTATATGCATTCAAGACGTTTCTCCGCTTCGCGCGGACCGGTCGACTGACGGCGGCCGAAAGCCTTGTCGATGCCGAAGACGGCGTCCTTGAGGAGCAGATCGCCGCAGCGCTTCTTGCGCGCGGTTGCCAAGTCCATCGCAATGTGGGCATCGCCGGCTTGTTCGTTGATATCGCAGTGCTCGACCCGGATCGTGCAGGTCACTATATCCTTGGTATTGAGACTGACGGACCCTCCTATCGTAAAGGACGCTCCGCACGCGACCGTGACCGGCTGCGCCGCACTGTTCTCGAAGACCACGGCTGGTCCATGCATCGTGTCTGGAGCGCCGACTGGTTCCAGCGGCCGAACGAACAGCTCGACTTGATTGTCGCGGCGATCAAAGCCGCCTCCGCCGATGCCGCATTGCAAACCAGCGAAGAAGGCTCGCGAGGCCCGACGTTCGATCTTGAGGAGTCGATTGAGCGGGAAACGCCAGCCGTGGGATTCGCCGAGTCGGGCACTGCGGATACAGCTGCGCCCTATCGAGAAGCCGTCCTGACGCGGCCGGCGAATTGCATCGACGACATCCACGCGACGCCGGTTGGCATCCTGACGCGCCTCTGTGAAGAGGTCGTCGACATAGAGGGGCCGGTCCATGTTGACGAAGTCGTCAATCGCATCCGCGACGCTTGGGGCGCGCGACGTGCGGGGGGGGGCGGATCCAAGATGCGGTCGAGCGCGCAATTGAAGCCGCCGTGGGGCAAGGACGCCTGA